The Mytilus edulis chromosome 12, xbMytEdul2.2, whole genome shotgun sequence genome contains a region encoding:
- the LOC139498825 gene encoding uncharacterized protein, with the protein MKRVKTLPFIVSSQPTKVEIRCCGCKSLINSDQLRLGVREYKSSSWFHYVCFWTNCYYRNHLRGVDGNTLSELVDGFIGISPSDKSRLLTDASSAPSIGRRKSGSKLEIPYEGSEADGDYELDDHTFDLTNLVCCTVTKVQTNLHVSIRKYFIPRGRTCAKPTKYGISLYCEQWNKLELQVDEINSAIATTQKTLDDKEKEKDKKDCKDKNKMPGKEEFPDWILFSLSWKRRVGVFASGEEVVVDIREFSEEKTFSESDRGIRLKPDQWKQLQENINNINKSLRKLS; encoded by the exons ATGAAGCGTGTTAAAACTCTTCCATTCATTGTAAGCTCACAACCAACAAAAGTTGAAATTCGTTGTTGTGGATGTAAATCGTTGATCAATTCTGATCAACTCCGACTTGGTGTACGGGAGTATAAATCTAGTTCCTGGTTTCACTATGTTTGCTTCTGGACAAACTGTTACTATAGAAACCATTTGCGGGGTGTTGATGGAAATACACTTTCTGAACTAGTGGACGGTTTCATTGGTATTTCTCCGAGTGATAAAAGTAGACTTCTCACCGATGCCAGTTCCGCACCCTCTATTGGTCGACGAAAATCTGGATCTAAATTAGAAATTCCTTATGAAGGTTCAGAAGCGGATGGTGATTATGAACTTGATGACCACACTTTTGATTTGACGAATTTAGTGTGTTGCACTGTAACAAAAGTGCAGACGAACCTGCACGTGAGCATCCGGAAGTACTTTATTCCTAGAGGACGCACATGCGCGAAACCAACGAAGTACGGAATCAGTCTATACTGTGAACAATGGAATAAATTAGAATTACAGGTAGATGAAATCAATAGTGCCATTGCTACAACACAGAAAACATTGGATGATAAAGAAAAGGAGAAAGATAAAAAGGATtgcaaagataaaaataaaatgccgGGAAAAGAAGAATTTCCAG ACTGGATTTTGTTTTCACTGTCATGGAAACGTCGTGTTGGTGTCTTCGCCTCCGGAGAAGAAGTGGTCGTTGATATTCGCGAGTTTTCGGAAGAAAAAACGTTTTCCGAGTCGGACCGAGGTATTAGACTTAAACCAGATCAATGGAAACAGCTACaggaaaatataaacaatattaacaAGTCATTGCGCAAGTTGTCTTGA